In the Raineyella fluvialis genome, GCCTTGCCGTGACGCTTGCCCGCCTCGGCGGTGAGCTGGACGAGCTTCAGCACGCCCGGCTGCCAGGGGTCGGTCAGGTTGGCCAGGTACGGCGACATCCGGTCCGCGGCCATCGTGTACTGGGACAGGTCGTTGGTGCCGATCGAGAAGAACTCGACGTACTCGAGCACCTGGTCGGCGACCAGCGCGATGGCCGGGACCTCGACCATGATGCCCGGATACAGGCCACGCTCGCGGCAGAGCCCGGCGAACCACTCGGCCTCCGAGACCGTGGACACCATCGGCGCCATCACCCATGCCTCCACGTCGGCCTCGCCCGCGGCGGCCGCGATGGCGTCGAGCTGACGGGTGAGGATCTCCGGCTTGTCCAGCGCGATCCGCATGCCGCGGACACCGAGGGAGGGGTTCTCCTCGTGCGGCATGTTCGCGAAGGCCAGCGGCTTGTCCGACCCGGCGTCGAGGGTGCGCACGACGACCTTCTTGCCGCGGAACGCCTCGAAGACCTCCGAGTAGACCTGGACCTGCTCCTCCAGGCTCGGCTCGACCTGAGCGGTGAGGAAGGCGAGCTCGGTGCGGAAGAGGCCGACCCCCTCGGCGATCCCCGGGGCGGCGGCCTTGCGGGCGGCTGCGCCGTCCTGGACATTGGCGAGCAACTGCACCCGGTGCCCGTCAGCGGTCTGCGCCGGCCCGCGCCAGGCGCGGATGCGCTCGGCCTTGACGGCGGCCTCGTCGACGCGGCGGTGGGCCTCACGCTCGTCCGGGTTGGGTTCGATGTCACCGGTGTCGCCGTCGACCAGCAGCGGCGTGCCGTCGGCGATCTCGACGAGCCGGGCGCCGACCGCCACGATGCAGGGGATGCCGAGCTGGCGGGCGATGATGGCGGTGTGGCTGGTCTTGCCACCCAGCTGGGTGACCAGGCCGGCGATCACCTCGGGCCGCAGCCCGGCGGTGTCGGCCGGCGCCAGGTCGTCGGCCAGCAGGACCACCGGGGAATCGGGATCCGGAACACCGGGCTCAGGCTCTCCGCGCAGCTCGGCGATGACGCGGTCACGTACGTCCTTCAGGTCGGTCGTCCGCTCGGCCATCAGGCCGCCGATCTTCTCGAACTTGGCGACGAAGGTGTCGGTGGCCTGCACGGCGGCCCAGTCCGCCGGAGCGCCCTGGTCGATCAACTTGTTCACCGTACGCTGCCAGCCCTTGTCCGTGGCGAGCGCCGCGGTGGCGGCGAGCACTTCGGAGGCATGGCCGGTCACCATGCCGGCGCGGCTGGACAGGCGGCTGCCGACCACGGCGGCAGCGGCGGCGAAGCGGTCCTTCTCGGTCTGGCGGCCCTCCTCGGGCACCACGGCACCCTGCGTGGGCAGGGCGGGGCGAGGCCGGACCCACTGCGCCGGGGCGTAACCGACGCCCCCGACGACACCTAGTCCGGCCAGCAGGTCGGGCTCACCGGGGATCTTGGCCGGAAACTGCGCAGCGGTCATCTCTCCTACTTCCTCGAAACCGCGGGCACTGCGGGCCCGGGGTTGCTGTGGCATAACGATAGCCGACGACGGTTGACATTCCAACACGTTCGGGCATACTTGTGGACAGTCGGGCACCCAAACGGGCATGAACACAGGTTCGTGTTCCGTACCACGACACCCTACGCCGAGGCCCGTTCGGGCATCCGGTGGGGGCACCCGAGGCTCCGAAGGAGGACTGATGTACGCCGAAGAGCGTCGCGCCGCGATCGCGGACGAAGCACGCAACGAGGGACGCGTACGCGTCGTCGACCTCGCCTCGCAGTTCGAGGTCGCTCCGGAGACGATCCGTCGGGACCTCGACGTCCTGGAGACCGACGGAGTACTCAAGCGGGTACACGGCGGGGCGATCCCGGTGATCGGGTTCGACGGGCGCGAGACCACGCTGCCGGAACGCGAGATCGCCAACGCCGGCTCCAAACGGGCGATGGCCGAGGCCGCCCTGGCGTACGTCCCGCACCAGGACGGCACGATCATCCTCGACGCCGGCTCCTCCACCGGGGCGCTGGCCGGCCTGCTGGTCGCCCCGGGGATCACCTTCACCAACCTGTCCGTGGTC is a window encoding:
- the ptsP gene encoding phosphoenolpyruvate--protein phosphotransferase, producing MTAAQFPAKIPGEPDLLAGLGVVGGVGYAPAQWVRPRPALPTQGAVVPEEGRQTEKDRFAAAAAVVGSRLSSRAGMVTGHASEVLAATAALATDKGWQRTVNKLIDQGAPADWAAVQATDTFVAKFEKIGGLMAERTTDLKDVRDRVIAELRGEPEPGVPDPDSPVVLLADDLAPADTAGLRPEVIAGLVTQLGGKTSHTAIIARQLGIPCIVAVGARLVEIADGTPLLVDGDTGDIEPNPDEREAHRRVDEAAVKAERIRAWRGPAQTADGHRVQLLANVQDGAAARKAAAPGIAEGVGLFRTELAFLTAQVEPSLEEQVQVYSEVFEAFRGKKVVVRTLDAGSDKPLAFANMPHEENPSLGVRGMRIALDKPEILTRQLDAIAAAAGEADVEAWVMAPMVSTVSEAEWFAGLCRERGLYPGIMVEVPAIALVADQVLEYVEFFSIGTNDLSQYTMAADRMSPYLANLTDPWQPGVLKLVQLTAEAGKRHGKAVGVCGEAAADPQLACVLIGLGITSLSAAAPALPGVGAQLAAVTMDQCRRAAEAAVSAKGSVQGRDAVAAILAE